In one window of Rhinatrema bivittatum chromosome 10, aRhiBiv1.1, whole genome shotgun sequence DNA:
- the LOC115099712 gene encoding putative defense protein Hdd11 isoform X3, whose protein sequence is MTPPFCPILVLLGLSFPLCIFAYGNGRVEAACSNMEPQHGTTAQTSPAPYNITVNQLTCKEGDRITVTITGNPSTTTFEGFLLQVRSTSQGDKPLGSFVISNADAQTLTCTTASSALSHTSDTKKTSIQATWIVPRGIPSDIQMRATIAANKATYWTNVRGPRLTYNGTNSGANGGTNSGANSGSRTMNPAIYCGLFLLFALLK, encoded by the exons ATGACTCCTCCATTTTGCCCAATCCTTGTCCTCCTGGGACTCAGTTTTCCCCTCTGCATTTTTGCCTATGGAAATGGAAGAGTGGAAGCAGCCTGTTCCAACATGGAGCCACAGCATGGCACTACCGCCCAAACATCGCCCGCCCCTTATAACATCACCGTGAATCAACTGACGTGTAAAGAGGGCGACAGAATCACAG TGACCATCACAGGTAATCCGAGTACCACTACCTTTGAGGGATTTCTTCTGCAAGTAAGGTCCACTTCACAGGGAGACAAACCCCTGGGCTCCTTTGTCATCAGTAACGCAGATGCGCAGACACTAACCTGCACTACTGCTTCT aGTGCCTTAAGTCACACATCTGACACGAAGAAAACTAGCATTCAGGCGACTTGGATCGTTCCCAGGGGCATTCCCAGTGACATCCAGATGAG ggCTACAATTGCAGCTAATAAAGCCACTTACTGGACTAATGTTAGAGGGCCAAGGCTCACTTACAATGGGACAAATAGTGGTGCAAATGGTGGGACAAATAGTGGTGCAAACAGTGGATCCAGAACTATG